In Urechidicola croceus, a single window of DNA contains:
- the miaB gene encoding tRNA (N6-isopentenyl adenosine(37)-C2)-methylthiotransferase MiaB produces MKSENVIVEKNQGQALVTEHKEGNKKKLYIESYGCQMNLNDSEIVASILAEQGFNTTTKIENADLVLVNTCSIRDKAEQTVRKRLQKYNAVKRINPTMKVGVLGCMAERLKEKFLEEEKIVDLVVGPDAYRDLPNLLKEIDAGRDAVNVILSKDETYGDVSPVRLNSNGVSAFVSITRGCDNMCTFCVVPFTRGRERSRDPQSIIKEIQELADKNFKEITLLGQNVDSFLWYGGGLKKDFKKASDIAKATAIDFAQLLDMCANQFPKMRFRFSTSNPQDMSLDVIHVMAKHKNICKYIHLPVQSGSTKVLKNMNRQHTREEYMQLIDNILEIIPECAFSQDMITGFCGETEEDHQDTLSLMEYVKYDYGFMFAYSERPGTPAAKKMPDDIPEEIKKRRLAEIIQLQRSHSLYRTQAFIGKTMEVLIEGESKKSNLHWKGRNTQNTMVIFPKEHYKIGDFVNVKVDDCTSATLLGNAVGYSDNN; encoded by the coding sequence ATGAAAAGTGAAAATGTAATTGTAGAGAAAAATCAGGGACAAGCACTTGTTACCGAACACAAAGAAGGTAATAAGAAAAAATTATATATTGAAAGTTACGGTTGTCAAATGAATTTGAATGACAGCGAGATTGTAGCATCAATATTAGCTGAACAAGGTTTTAACACTACAACTAAAATTGAAAATGCCGATTTAGTATTGGTAAATACTTGTTCTATTCGTGATAAAGCAGAACAAACAGTTCGAAAACGTTTACAAAAATACAATGCAGTTAAGAGAATAAATCCCACTATGAAAGTTGGAGTTCTAGGCTGTATGGCAGAACGTTTAAAAGAAAAGTTCTTAGAAGAAGAAAAAATTGTTGACTTAGTAGTTGGTCCTGATGCTTATCGTGATTTACCAAATTTACTTAAAGAGATTGATGCAGGAAGAGATGCCGTAAACGTAATTTTATCAAAAGATGAAACTTATGGAGATGTATCACCCGTTCGATTAAATTCTAATGGAGTTTCAGCATTTGTATCAATTACAAGAGGATGTGACAATATGTGTACATTTTGTGTTGTACCTTTTACTCGAGGTAGAGAACGAAGTAGAGACCCTCAGAGTATAATAAAAGAAATTCAAGAATTAGCAGACAAGAACTTTAAAGAAATAACTCTACTAGGGCAAAATGTAGATAGTTTCTTATGGTATGGAGGTGGATTAAAAAAAGATTTTAAAAAGGCTTCTGATATTGCTAAAGCTACTGCAATTGATTTTGCTCAATTATTAGACATGTGTGCCAATCAATTTCCAAAAATGAGATTTAGATTCTCAACATCTAATCCGCAAGATATGAGTTTGGACGTGATACACGTAATGGCTAAACATAAAAATATCTGCAAATACATACACTTACCTGTTCAATCTGGTAGTACAAAAGTATTAAAGAATATGAATCGCCAGCATACCCGTGAAGAATATATGCAATTGATTGACAATATTCTTGAGATTATACCAGAATGTGCTTTTAGTCAAGATATGATTACTGGATTTTGTGGTGAAACTGAAGAAGATCATCAAGACACTTTGAGTTTGATGGAATATGTAAAATACGACTATGGATTTATGTTTGCTTACTCTGAAAGACCTGGAACTCCTGCCGCAAAAAAAATGCCTGATGATATTCCTGAAGAAATCAAAAAAAGACGACTAGCAGAAATAATTCAATTACAAAGATCACATAGTTTATATAGAACTCAAGCTTTTATTGGCAAAACAATGGAGGTTTTAATTGAAGGAGAATCAAAAAAATCTAATTTACACTGGAAAGGAAGAAACACACAAAATACAATGGTGATATTTCCAAAAGAGCATTATAAAATTGGAGATTTTGTGAATGTTAAAGTTGACGATTGTACTTCAGCAACATTACTTGGAAATGCTGTTGGATATTCTGACAATAATTAA